In the Naumovozyma dairenensis CBS 421 chromosome 4, complete genome genome, one interval contains:
- the SCM4 gene encoding Scm4p (similar to Saccharomyces cerevisiae SCM4 (YGR049W) and YLR356W; ancestral locus Anc_4.191), whose translation MPHTSLDLTKTVAISSLGLYAGLLTTTTLVSTITPIDLLTSQVRHLACVIGCYESGLAALSTGAFALTYYLSPPKLRLPYLLYGVAVSPLTCGYMYVSSKLSHAWASKKEIKSNAENSDMSSPEVVEEPTSKVPFHHPPIDGSAEGAECPFGKKAHKNGASVKPNASCHKALNIQLWVSAAAALGIFVKIVHESRYEPTVLL comes from the coding sequence atgcCTCACACATCATTAGATCTTACCAAAACAGTTGCCATTTCCTCGCTAGGGCTCTACGCTGGTCTTCTCACTACTACAACTCTAGTATCTACTATTACTCCTATCGATCTTCTAACTTCACAAGTGAGACATTTGGCATGCGTCATTGGCTGTTATGAATCTGGTTTGGCGGCATTGAGCACAGGTGCATTTGCATTAACTTATTATTTATCCCCTCCTAAGTTAAGATTGCCATATTTGCTATATGGTGTCGCCGTCTCGCCATTGACCTGTGGTTACATGTACGTTTCATCCAAATTAAGTCATGCATGGGCTTCcaagaaagaaatcaagTCGAATGCAGAAAATAGCGACATGAGTTCTCCAGAAGTTGTTGAGGAGCCAACATCTAAAGTCCCATTCCATCATCCACCAATTGACGGGAGTGCTGAGGGAGCTGAATGTCCCTTTGGAAAGAAAGCTCATAAAAATGGAGCTTCAGTGAAACCAAATGCTTCGTGTCATAAAGCTttgaatattcaattatgGGTTTCTGCAGCAGCAGCTCTGGGCATTTTTGTCAAGATCGTCCACGAAAGCCGTTATGAACCAACAGTTTTACTCTAG
- the BUD9 gene encoding Bud9p (similar to Saccharomyces cerevisiae BUD9 (YGR041W) and BUD8 (YLR353W); ancestral locus Anc_4.186) has product MPYSDSNRSPPEGKRPPLNKTTSLFQEGSSNFNGQSPSQRSTTSYTVYIDREKLQNAISSHHRTPSCQSGSDCENITSSGSENDTDTDSDTASDMSLHSTNGVNIDIKYNRDSTENRGQIRHNFTPSANLSPPALPYNTSFEDNSGSIHESRGHVSIGTVSTSMLLNKSSNNKLIDSSPSFGSIHSTSTNIQKAPHSTSSYKVPLTKQISPTPVSRQDTAVMKTLILNQSLSKKSELLSENSSSIRYDDTIEPKIEHAVELLRKEINVNTQDNAHIKPELNISTEFIPQKYKIPTKALQSPIYRNSRRQLSVSILNNKILPSPTESRVNRTVSLNKMPSHMDRTNSEPLTYTYATCEKQQPKLQSPTSPQTEETHVKYTQSQIELIMETMHEYRENVRREHEPYSFDHDDGDIDNIFEKVDFDKYNNMRETYPIQHIDSESITSFDSDNGNFWEIFSIWRILLILFICLLIPPLFFFIAFGEKIGLKNYSLMRMIMNSEHRLGLYKGFLWKVDVNWFRYTCLIIGVLEILSITAGICVGFGVGLTIG; this is encoded by the coding sequence ATGCCATATAGCGACTCAAATCGGTCTCCGCCTGAGGGGAAAAGGCCACCATTGAATAAAACAACTTCTCTTTTTCAGGAAGGTTCATCAAACTTTAATGGCCAGTCTCCATCGCAAAGGTCAACTACCTCTTATACTGTATATATCGACagagaaaaattacaaaatgcTATCTCGAGTCATCATAGAACCCCGAGCTGCCAAAGTGGTTCCGATTGTGAAAATATTACCAGTAGTGGTAGTGAAAATGATACTGATACGGATAGTGATACTGCCAGCGATATGTCGCTTCATTCAACAAATGGTGTAAATATagatattaaatataatagagATAGTACCGAAAACCGAGGACAAATACGACACAATTTCACACCGAGTGCTAATTTATCACCACCTGCCTTACCTTATAATACAAGCTTTGAAGATAACAGTGGTAGCATACATGAATCAAGAGGTCATGTAAGTATTGGGACTGTTTCTACGTCAATGCTTCTCAATAAATCTAGCAACAATAAACTCATAGATTCTTCTCCATCCTTTGGTTCCATTCATTCAACTTCTACGAATATTCAAAAAGCACCTCATTCTACTTCTTCATATAAAGTTCCATTAACGAAACAGATATCCCCGACACCGGTATCTCGGCAGGATACAGCTGTTATGAAAACCTTAATATTAAACCAATCACTATCGAAAAAATCCGAACTTCTTTCAgaaaattcttcttcaatacGATATGATGATACTATTGAACCCAAAATTGAGCATGCAGTAGAATTATtgagaaaagaaataaacgTAAATACGCAAGATAATGCTCATATCAAACCTGAGCTTAATATAAGTACAGAATTTATCCCACAAAAGTATAAAATACCAACAAAGGCTTTACAGTCACCAATATATAGGAACTCTAGACGTCAACTAAGCGTGtcaatattaaataataaaatattgcCATCACCAACTGAATCTAGAGTCAATAGGACAGTTTCACTCAATAAGATGCCTAGCCACATGGATAGAACTAATTCTGAGCCGTTAACATACACATACGCTACCTGTgaaaaacaacaaccaaAACTACAATCTCCTACTAGTCCTCAAACAGAAGAAACTCATGTAAAATATACCCAATCTCAAATAGAGCTAATAATGGAAACCATGCATGAGTATAGAGAAAATGTACGAAGGGAACATGAACCATATTCCTTTGATcatgatgatggtgatatagacaatatttttgaaaaggttgattttgataaatataataacatGAGAGAAACTTATCCAATTCAACATATAGATTCAGAATCCATTACTTCTTTTGATTCAGATAATGGAAATTTCTGGGAGATTTTTAGCATTTGGAGAATTTTACTTATTCTATTTATTTGTCTGTTGATCCCAcctttgtttttctttatcgCATTTGGGGAGAAGATTGggttgaaaaattattccTTAATGAGAATGATCATGAATTCAGAACACAGGCTAGGCCTATATAAGGGATTCTTATGGAAAGTCGACGTCAATTGGTTTAGATATACATGTCTCATCATTGGTGTATTGGAAATTCTATCAATCACTGCAGGTATCTGTGTTGGATTCGGTGTAGGGTTAACAATAGGTTGA
- the RME1 gene encoding Rme1p (similar to Saccharomyces cerevisiae RME1 (YGR044C); ancestral locus Anc_4.189), with translation MAYIGTQKKSYSKIENNFTGTNKVSKAYLPIEEYRMKHEPFTLDSMVEHIKLQELVSYEDSASCFRYLDECNRKIEVEDVFKYDNNRTDSNRSFMNESIFLAEMENGYSSIILDEPHCSQNCQQSELKNSFNMVPFISEPHFEQCNTPNIYYLPQEIKKETPNIQINNTANNVLSLPKVRELKRSTETFEDPPFFEPDMDFFPLLLTPDENIFSNVSKNINTSGNLNGTTNNNSGNNVTTNKSLPQQLENDPNYSLEARQVDEFQWDIFLTPPTTPDTQTYVNQLKNDKPLLKALSKKHKRGSYRCAHCPSMFGTIFEYAAHMDEFEIKREFKCPFRLCPWKILGLPRRSDLRRHCAIQHKHELPESLKEELNLKDEAYPSTECPNLFCEKEFYRKDALNRHIAIVHEKENSRFNKRLKKLYEECAYIATEEGRVAYIREQLLKDHKTKKKNTSSA, from the coding sequence ATGGCATATATTGGGACccaaaaaaaatcatacTCGAAAATAGAGAATAATTTTACTGGAACCAACAAAGTCTCGAAAGCATATTTGCCCATTGAAGAGTATAGGATGAAACACGAACCATTTACCTTAGACTCAATGGTCGAACATATAAAGTTACAAGAATTAGTTTCATATGAAGACTCTGCGTCTTGCTTCAGATACTTAGACGAATGCAATAGAAAAATTGAGGTAGAAGATGTGTTCAAgtatgataataatagaacAGACTCTAATAGATCATTTATGAATGAGTCCATTTTCCTTGCTGAAATGGAAAACGGGTACTCATCAATCATACTTGACGAACCACATTGTTCTCAAAACTGTCAACAATCAGAGCTCAAgaattcttttaatatGGTACCTTTTATTTCTGAACCTCATTTCGAACAATGTAATACCCCTAacatttattatcttcCACAGGAGATTAAGAAGGAAACACCgaatattcaaattaataatacagCAAACAATGTACTTTCACTCCCTAAAGTTAGAGAGTTAAAACGATCAACAGAAACATTTGAGGATCCACCTTTCTTCGAGCCTGATATGGACTTTTTCCCTCTTTTGCTTACACCGGACGAAAATATCTTTTCAAACGTTtccaaaaatatcaataccTCTGGAAATCTCAATGGCactactaataataactcCGGTAACAACGTTACCACCAATAAATCTCTTCCACAACAACTAGAAAACGATCCTAATTATTCCTTGGAAGCAAGACAAGTAGATGAATTTCAATGGGACATATTTTTAACACCACCCACAACGCCGGATACACAAACATATGTTAATCAATTAAAGAACGACAAGCCTTTGTTAAAAGCTCTTTCGAAAAAACACAAGAGGGGAAGTTACAGATGTGCCCATTGTCCCTCAATGTTCGGAACAATTTTTGAGTATGCAGCACATATGGATGAATTCGAAATCAAGAGAGAATTTAAATGTCCATTCCGATTATGCCCTTGGAAAATACTTGGATTACCACGTCGCTCCGATTTACGCAGACATTGTGCAATTCAACACAAACACGAATTACCAGAATCCTTGAAAGAGGAActgaatttgaaagatgagGCATACCCATCAACGGAATGCCCTAACTTATTTTGTGAAAAAGAATTCTACAGAAAGGATGCACTTAATAGACATATTGCCATTGTTCATGAGAAGGAAAACTCAAGGTTCAATAAACGATTAAAGAAGTTATACGAGGAGTGTGCATATATCGCAACGGAAGAAGGACGGGTTGCGTATATTCGAGAGCAACTACTGAAAGATCATAAAACGAAGAAAAAGAACACCTCATCAGCGTAA
- the NQM1 gene encoding sedoheptulose-7-phosphate:D-glyceraldehyde-3-phosphate transaldolase NQM1 (similar to Saccharomyces cerevisiae YGR043C and TAL1 (YLR354C); ancestral locus Anc_4.188), whose translation MPPQKKQKVQPKGEKTSLEYLKETGTKVVADTGDFEQIAKYEPMDSTTNPTLILAASKKEEYAKLMDNAIEYGKSHGDTLEEKAENAIDKLLVEFGTEILKIVPGKVSTEVDARLSFDKEAMVSKAIDLMKLYDEAGISKERVYIKLSSTWEGIQAAKELEEKHGIHTNLTLLFSFVQAVACAEANVSLVSPFVGRITDYYKSKTGKDYPPEDDPGLKSVERIYYYYKKHSYDTVIMAASMRNIGQVKQLAGIDNLTLSLSVLDSLLNSHESIEKRLVPEDAKEKGDEKETFINDESKFRYQLNDDAMATDKLADGIRKFAADAITLTDLVKERLSS comes from the coding sequence ATGCCACCacagaagaaacaaaaggTTCAACCTAAAGGTGAGAAGACCTCACtagaatatttgaaagaaacCGGTACTAAAGTGGTTGCTGATACTGGTGACTTTGAGCAAATTGCAAAATATGAGCCTATGGATTCGACCACAAATCCGACTCTAATCTTAGCTGCATCCAAAAAGGAAGAATATGCAAAATTGATGGATAATGCAATCGAATATGGGAAAAGTCATGGTGATACTCTTGAAGAAAAGGCTGAAAATGCAATTGATAAACTATTGGTTGAATTTGGGACTgagattttgaaaattgtgCCTGGTAAAGTGTCTACTGAAGTAGATGCAAGGTTATCCTTTGATAAAGAGGCAATGGTTTCTAAAGCTATTGATCTTATGAAACTTTACGATGAGGCTGGGATCTCTAAGGAAAGAGTTTACATTAAACTTTCCTCCACTTGGGAAGGTATCCAAGCAGCTAAAGAGCTTGAGGAGAAGCATGGAATCCATACTAATTTAACGTTGTTGTTTTCATTCGTCCAAGCCGTCGCTTGCGCTGAAGCCAATGTAAGTTTGGTATCTCCGTTTGTTGGAAGAATTACAGACTACTATAAGAGCAAGACTGGTAAAGATTATCCTCCAGAAGATGATCCAGGTCTTAAATCAGTggaaagaatatattattattacaagaaaCATAGTTATGATACAGTCATCATGGCTGCATCCATGAGGAATATCGGTCAAGTCAAACAATTGGCTGGTATTGACAATTTGACATTATCCTTAAGTGTATTAGATTCTTTGTTGAATAGCCACGAATCGATTGAAAAGAGACTAGTCCCAGAGGATGCTAAGGAGAAGGGagatgaaaaagaaacattcattaatgatgaatctAAATTCAGGTATCAGTTGAATGACGATGCAATGGCAACGGACAAACTAGCAGATGGTATAAGAAAATTTGCAGCGGATGCGATTACATTAACTGATCTAGTGAAGGAGAGGCTATCAAGTTGA
- the MCO32 gene encoding Mco32p (similar to Saccharomyces cerevisiae YGR053C; ancestral locus Anc_4.193) — protein MRIHLPLHYYVFAPALRRQPLNVSNDLLQGKCISLLYLQKRPLSDDHHANLGTITKYLTVGGIPNLLQKSIDDKYLCEDVQLRLLPTIYPYIPTIHGRSKYNASLNAIRLIVRNFILSEKCRLHILSVQTVLSKSTLEKNANFKFITNHDKLIVKWQTCLSEDDCKTHKLENMKSTKLAGKNAAADDDESTSHIVDYILDPSKGQLNENIVSKHFQDINLSVAEDKEDGEASGEREIKEQKPKKISKLLKGIQIFEFNEDNTKIQVHTFENIEMINFEKKIDTGGAFAC, from the coding sequence atgaGGATTCATTTACCACTCCATTATTATGTATTCGCACCAGCGCTTCGTAGACAACCCTTAAATGTATCTAATGATCTGCTTCAAGGGAAATGCATATCATTGctttatcttcaaaaacGTCCTCTTTCAGACGACCACCATGCTAATCTGGGAACAATCACCAAATATTTGACAGTCGGGGGTATTCCGAACCTTTTACAGAAGTCAATCGATGACAAATATCTCTGTGAAGATGTTCAATTGAGACTGTTACCAACTATATATCCTTATATTCCAACAATACATGGTCGTTCTAAATATAACGCATCTTTAAATGCCATTAGGTTAATTGTACgaaattttatattatcagAAAAATGTCGTCTCCATATACTTTCAGTACAAACAGTCCTTTCCAAATCAAcattggaaaaaaatgctaactttaaatttattacaaatCATGATAAATTGATAGTCAAATGGCAAACTTGTCTCTCTGAAGATGATTGTAAAACCcataaattggaaaatatgaAATCCACTAAATTGGCTGGTAAAAATGCTGctgctgatgatgatgaatcaaCGTCTCATATAGTGGATTATATTTTGGACCCTTCCAAAGGacaattaaatgaaaatatagtTTCTAAGCATTTTCAAGATATAAATCTAAGTGTAGCAGAAGACAAGGAAGACGGAGAAGCTTCAGGAGAACGAGAAATTAAAGAGCAGAAGccaaagaaaatatcaaagCTTCTTAAAGGCatccaaatttttgaattcaaCGAAGATAATACGAAAATCCAAGTTCATACCTTCGAAAATATAGAGATGatcaattttgaaaagaagataGACACTGGTGGTGCATTTGCATGTTGA
- the MTE1 gene encoding Mte1p (similar to Saccharomyces cerevisiae YGR042W; ancestral locus Anc_4.187): protein MPIYGPIKKKHKTWHDGKLKYFEVNNRFILYTEESNIVLASEFVTNSKAVRSFLDPEGFDIEEHQIFARFLIIISDVISDYTREVQTTRVQHPDNTTNVPTTLGMKMTTNDNRNGKLLKTNPTVVKRQLITPISNSKINGFSQNRMKSNESPSPTLALKVNRPFKAPRMITREISSQQLFNRPSKRDLSTNIIDVRHGPETGTQVSPTEPIKNNSIRQTVRQEKPHVLTQMPTKKTTMVRRFQLERVNSIGNKRRTKIVHTGISI from the coding sequence atGCCAATATACGGaccaattaaaaaaaaacataaGACTTGGCATGACGGTAAGctgaaatattttgagGTAAATAATCGGTTCATTCTTTACACCGAGGAAAGCAACATAGTCTTGGCATCCGAATTTGTTACAAATTCTAAAGCGGTCAGATCATTTTTGGACCCTGAAGGGTTTGACATCGAAGAACACCAAATATTTGCAAGGTTTCTCATAATCATCTCTGATGTTATTTCAGACTACACGAGAGAAGTACAAACAACAAGAGTTCAACATCCTGATAATACTACCAATGTACCGACTACATTAGGTATGAAGATGACTACTAATGATAACCGTAATggtaaattattgaaaacgAACCCGACTGTTGTTAAGCGCCAGCTGATAAcaccaatttcaaattcaaaaatcaaCGGTTTTTCTCAGAATCGTATGAAGTCAAATGAATCGCCCTCTCCAACGTTGGCTTTGAAAGTAAATAGACCATTTAAAGCTCCAAGAATGATTACTAGGGAGATCTCATCTCAACAGTTATTTAATAGGCCAAGTAAAAGGGATTTGTCCacaaatattattgatgtaCGTCATGGACCAGAAACAGGTACACAAGTAAGTCCTACCGAaccaataaaaaataattctatCCGACAAACTGTCAGACAAGAAAAACCGCATGTTTTGACACAGATGCCTACTAAGAAAACCACTATGGTCCGCCGTTTCCAACTTGAACGAGTGAACTCTATtggaaacaaaagaagGACTAAAATTGTGCATACTGGAATCAGCATATGA
- the FMP48 gene encoding protein kinase FMP48 (similar to Saccharomyces cerevisiae YGR052W; ancestral locus Anc_4.192), producing MYYNLTKIQSGTFSTVYKAWSSTLERYVALKIMSKSKYSANGVANEYNIMKHLGTGHPNVCSMLDYYEDNDNYVLVLEYCECGDMYDFLAIAKSQGDALSPSIIELDFTKILRQLVSAIKYAHSLGIAHRDIKPENVLLTKEGNVKLADWGHATLESYSKDTHIGTDNYRAPETFEDRDAYNTYKIDYWSLGVTSLYLLFGQCPFKNLSIQNSSSSSFSSSSSSSSSDSSMDSIDVDDNKIVEVNSYLEGSNFLSFVKDPNAFIYRYYLAPIMNVKNGKIFSYLDSQVPLYRWKDMVNNYNLFYLSKVIISTLICIEAEQRSLHKFHKLLNKICTDSVNSNGSSMVPSHKLKNAYSLNKMDLDYTSVSAQNIT from the coding sequence ATGTACTATAACTTGACAAAAATTCAATCTGGCACTTTTAGTACTGTCTACAAGGCATGGAGTTCCACTTTGGAAAGATATGTCgctttaaaaataatgtcCAAATCAAAGTATTCGGCAAATGGTGTCgcaaatgaatataatataatgaaacaTCTAGGGACGGGACATCCAAACGTTTGTTCAATGCttgattattatgaagataatgacAACTATGTTCTCGTCTTAGAGTATTGTGAATGTGGTGATATGTATGATTTTTTAGCCATTGCAAAAAGTCAAGGAGATGCTTTATCACCTtccattattgaattagaCTTTACTAAAATATTGAGACAGCTGGTTTCTGCCATCAAATATGCACATTCCTTAGGTATAGCCCATCGGGATATTAAACCAGAAAATGTATTATTAACTAAAGAAGGGAATGTCAAATTGGCTGATTGGGGTCATGCCACATTAGAATCTTATTCAAAAGACACACATATTGGTACAGATAATTATCGTGCACCTGAGACCTTTGAAGATAGGGATGCTTACAATACATACAAAATTGATTATTGGTCACTAGGAGTCACTAGTctttatttactttttgGCCAATGCCCTTTTAAGAATCTCAGTATtcaaaattcttcatcatcatcattttcatcttcttcgtcatcttcatcatcagataGTTCTATGGATTCaattgatgttgatgataataaaatagtAGAAGTGAATTCATACCTTGAAGGATCTAACTTTCTATCGTTTGTGAAAGATCCCAATGCCTTTATTTACAGATATTATTTGGCTCCAATCATGAATGTCAAGAACGGGAAAATATTCTCCTATCTAGATTCACAAGTCCCATTATATCGTTGGAAAGATATGGTcaataattataatttgTTTTACCTATCTAAGGTCATAATATCCACGTTAATATGCATCGAAGCGGAACAAAGATCATTGCATAAATTCCATAAACTTCTCAACAAGATCTGTACTGATTCTGTCAATTCGAATGGGAGTTCAATGGTACCGTCTCACAAGTTGAAGAATGCATATTCATTAAACAAAATGGATCTCGATTATACCTCTGTTAGTGCTCAAAATATTACGTGA
- the KSS1 gene encoding mitogen-activated serine/threonine-protein kinase KSS1 (similar to Saccharomyces cerevisiae KSS1 (YGR040W); ancestral locus Anc_4.184), whose product MSRTITFDIPSQYQLVDLIGEGAYGTVCSAIHKPSGVKVAIKKIQPFSKAMFVTRTLREIKLLTYFHNHENIISILDKVKPISVNKLNAVYLVQELMETDLQKIIMNSNNNPLSDDHIQYFTYQILRALKAIHSAQVIHRDLKPSNLLLNSNCDLKVCDFGLSRCLTSSSDSRETLVGFMTEYVATRWYRAPEIMLTFQEYTTAMDIWSVGCILAEMVSGRPLFPGRDYHHQLWLILEVLGTPSLEDFAQIKSKRAKEYISNLPMRSPMPWVNVLNTQRNLNPDMLDLLTKMLLFNPNKRITAAEALNHPYLATYHDPEDEPDYPPLNLNDEFWKLDNEIRQPDDEEISMDILKQMLYDEVIKTMD is encoded by the coding sequence GAGTTAAAGTTGCcatcaaaaaaattcaacCATTTAGTAAAGCAATGTTCGTAACAAGAACATTAAgagaaatcaaattattaacatATTTCCATAATCACGAAAATATAATTAGCATATTAGATAAAGTGAAACCAATTTCTgtgaataaattaaatgcAGTTTACCTCGTGCAAGAATTAATGGAAAcagatttacaaaaaattataatgaatagtaataataatccattGAGTGATGATCacattcaatatttcacttatcaaatattaagAGCTTTGAAAGCAATTCATAGCGCACAAGTAATACATAGAGACTTAAAACCATCAAACcttttattgaattcaaattgtGATTTGAAAGTTTGTGATTTCGGTCTTTCAAGATGTTTAACAAGTAGTAGTGATTCAAGAGAAACTTTGGTTGGTTTCATGACAGAATATGTAGCTACAAGATGGTATAGAGCTCCAGAAATAATGTTAACTTTCCAAGAGTATACAACTGCAATGGATATTTGGTCCGTTGGTTGCATCCTTGCTGAAATGGTTTCAGGAAGACCACTTTTCCCAGGTAGAgattatcatcatcaattatGGTTAATATTAGAAGTCCTAGGTACTCCCTCATTAGAAGATTTCGCCCAAATTAAATCCAAAAGAGccaaagaatatatttcaaatttaccaATGAGAAGCCCCATGCCATGGGTTAATGTCTTGAATACACAACGGAATTTAAATCCAGATATGTTAGATCTTCTCACGAAGATGCTATTGTTCAATCCTAATAAAAGAATCACTGCAGCAGAAGCTCTCAATCATCCATATTTGGCCACTTATCATGATCCAGAAGATGAACCTGATTATCCaccattgaatttaaatgatgaattttggaaattagataatgaaattagacaacctgatgatgaagaaatatcaaTGGATATTTTAAAGCAAATGCTTTATGATGAAGTCATTAAAACTATGGATTGA